In Luxibacter massiliensis, a single genomic region encodes these proteins:
- a CDS encoding phosphoglycerate dehydrogenase encodes MRMKVLVTATNYSKYCQPGKKMLEAAGCEIVENPYGRPYTFEELKAVIGDIDGVVAGVDTWDENVFKIAPRLKVIARFGVGVDNISLEDAKKFGIRVCNCPGINSSAVAEQAVALMLCVLRDIPGLNAEIRKGLWPRPMFHEMKSRTVGFLGFGAIARNVAERLQGFHPRMIAYDTYPNQEAARSLGVTMVSLEEVLREADIISVHLPATKETRHLICSQTISMMKQGVILINTARGSVICEADAAEAMRSGQVLALGTDVFEKEPVDLNGELFQLRNYIATPHVSAETYENCETTSVATADAVLAVFDGREPKNCLV; translated from the coding sequence ATGCGGATGAAAGTATTAGTAACAGCCACAAATTATTCGAAATACTGCCAGCCAGGGAAAAAAATGCTGGAAGCTGCGGGATGTGAAATTGTTGAGAATCCATATGGAAGGCCGTATACATTCGAGGAACTAAAAGCTGTCATTGGAGATATTGACGGTGTAGTGGCAGGGGTAGACACATGGGATGAAAATGTCTTTAAGATAGCTCCCAGACTGAAGGTTATTGCCAGATTCGGGGTGGGAGTAGATAATATTTCCCTGGAAGATGCTAAAAAGTTCGGAATTAGGGTTTGTAATTGTCCTGGAATTAATTCTTCCGCTGTGGCAGAACAGGCAGTTGCGTTGATGCTCTGTGTACTTCGGGATATACCCGGGTTAAATGCAGAAATACGGAAAGGCCTTTGGCCCCGCCCTATGTTCCATGAAATGAAGAGCAGGACGGTGGGTTTCTTAGGATTTGGCGCAATCGCCCGAAATGTGGCAGAGAGGCTTCAGGGATTCCATCCCCGCATGATTGCGTATGATACATATCCAAATCAGGAGGCGGCCCGCAGCCTGGGCGTAACAATGGTGTCATTGGAGGAAGTGCTGAGGGAGGCGGATATTATATCTGTACACCTGCCTGCTACGAAAGAGACCCGCCACCTAATCTGTAGCCAGACCATTTCTATGATGAAGCAGGGGGTTATACTGATTAATACGGCCCGGGGCAGTGTCATCTGTGAGGCAGATGCGGCTGAGGCTATGAGAAGCGGCCAAGTCCTAGCCCTGGGGACAGACGTATTTGAAAAGGAACCCGTGGACTTAAACGGAGAATTGTTTCAGTTAAGGAATTATATTGCAACCCCACACGTATCTGCAGAGACATATGAAAATTGTGAAACGACATCCGTGGCGACAGCAGACGCTGTGTTGGCCGTATTTGATGGCAGGGAGCCTAAAAATTGTTTGGTGTAA
- a CDS encoding IclR family transcriptional regulator, with translation MVENRDIKVKSLQKALEILNYFTEKPLLGVTEISEHFGLYKSTVHNILSTLKAMEYLEQDEQSGKYRLGIQVFNLSKAMADTYSITKIAMPYMQEIANQTNERVYLAVPYRDEVLYLEAMYPEAAVELMRSILGERAKMYCTGLGKAMLAYMGEQKIREYLDTHEFEAFTDKSITDKGIFYQELACTRQRGYAVDDMEHEFGIKCIAMPIFDRSRKVYAAVSISGIATHFTEENIDKWAMLLKKYVSKIESRL, from the coding sequence ATGGTAGAGAATCGTGACATTAAAGTAAAAAGCCTTCAGAAAGCCCTTGAGATTTTAAATTATTTCACGGAAAAGCCTTTATTGGGAGTGACGGAAATCAGTGAGCATTTTGGTTTGTACAAAAGCACAGTACATAATATTCTGTCTACGTTAAAGGCAATGGAGTATCTTGAACAGGATGAGCAGTCAGGCAAATACCGTCTTGGGATCCAGGTGTTTAACCTGAGTAAGGCAATGGCCGATACATATTCAATAACCAAAATCGCAATGCCATATATGCAGGAAATCGCGAACCAGACCAATGAGAGAGTGTATTTGGCAGTCCCCTACAGGGATGAAGTCTTGTATCTGGAAGCCATGTATCCAGAGGCGGCAGTTGAGCTAATGCGTTCAATACTGGGTGAAAGGGCTAAGATGTATTGTACTGGACTTGGGAAAGCAATGCTGGCATATATGGGGGAACAGAAAATCCGGGAATATCTGGATACGCATGAGTTCGAGGCATTTACAGATAAGAGCATTACGGACAAGGGCATATTCTATCAGGAACTAGCCTGTACCAGGCAGAGAGGATATGCGGTAGATGACATGGAGCATGAATTTGGTATTAAATGTATAGCCATGCCTATTTTTGACCGCAGCAGGAAGGTCTATGCCGCGGTCAGTATCAGCGGGATTGCTACACATTTTACAGAGGAGAATATTGATAAATGGGCGATGCTGCTTAAAAAATATGTAAGTAAGATTGAGAGCAGGCTATAG
- a CDS encoding N-acetylmuramoyl-L-alanine amidase has translation MESASEKKKTVKYIFLILGMALLFTGCSGKQMEADGTKAEQVKEGEQATAEEEEQERIREEDLKKQEELKTQKEKEAAEKAEEKKSRPQTIVLDPGHSAVVAEGVEPLGPGSSELKAADTSGTRGAASNVPEYELTLNISLKLRNELEDRGYTVIMTRESNDVPVSCIQRADAANNAGADAYVRVHANGSEDSSAQGAMTICTTPQSPYAPELYTASRRLSDCIIIKLCESAGCENDSVWETDTMSGNNWSRVPVTIVEIGYMTNPQEDMLMQTPAYQERIVQGIANGVDLFLNEDVAF, from the coding sequence ATGGAAAGCGCAAGTGAAAAGAAGAAAACAGTTAAATATATATTTCTTATTTTAGGCATGGCTTTGCTTTTCACAGGCTGCTCTGGAAAGCAGATGGAGGCAGATGGGACAAAAGCAGAGCAAGTAAAAGAGGGAGAACAGGCTACAGCAGAGGAGGAAGAGCAGGAAAGGATTCGAGAGGAGGATTTGAAGAAGCAGGAGGAACTAAAGACACAGAAGGAGAAAGAGGCTGCGGAGAAAGCTGAAGAAAAAAAGAGCAGGCCCCAAACCATTGTTTTAGATCCCGGGCATTCGGCGGTAGTAGCAGAAGGGGTGGAGCCATTAGGCCCAGGATCCTCTGAGCTTAAGGCGGCGGATACAAGCGGCACCAGGGGAGCAGCCAGCAATGTGCCCGAATATGAGCTGACATTAAACATATCTTTAAAACTTAGAAATGAACTAGAAGACAGAGGCTATACAGTGATTATGACAAGGGAATCAAATGATGTCCCTGTCAGCTGTATTCAACGTGCAGATGCTGCAAATAACGCAGGGGCAGACGCATATGTCAGGGTTCATGCCAACGGTTCTGAGGATTCGTCCGCCCAGGGAGCCATGACTATATGCACAACTCCCCAGAGTCCCTATGCTCCAGAACTATATACTGCAAGCCGGCGGCTTTCCGACTGCATTATTATAAAACTCTGTGAGTCTGCGGGATGTGAGAATGACAGCGTGTGGGAGACTGATACCATGAGTGGAAACAACTGGAGCCGGGTTCCTGTTACAATAGTGGAGATAGGGTATATGACAAACCCCCAGGAAGATATGCTGATGCAGACACCTGCATATCAAGAGCGAATTGTACAGGGGATCGCGAATGGGGTTGATTTGTTTCTGAATGAGGACGTAGCCTTTTGA
- a CDS encoding Cof-type HAD-IIB family hydrolase translates to MIKVIASDMDGTLLNNHHAIDPETLRAIHKACDAGIRFMLATGRNFRGALVELKDMDLVCDYIVGSGAEVRNPEGELVLTNPININLCEQVYEILIKYPVPVVFCTNHFDYRIGDAEEIEESFIHQLKGFHTEQDMDDEQIRQDPVYIRIKENTKIIPDFSEIKKSGLPIYKIFLYSDNIPLLNNIRQELSSNKQIAVAASFETNLEITDIKAQKGPVLKKYIESLGYTMDEVMVLGDSMNDFSMLEMPFGATVAMENAMPEVKKVAKYITKSNEELGVAHAINRLLEQYGL, encoded by the coding sequence ATGATAAAAGTCATTGCTTCCGATATGGATGGCACACTGCTTAATAATCATCATGCAATAGACCCTGAAACCCTCCGGGCCATTCATAAAGCATGTGATGCCGGTATTCGGTTTATGTTGGCCACCGGACGCAATTTTCGGGGAGCGCTGGTTGAACTAAAAGATATGGATCTAGTATGTGATTATATTGTAGGAAGTGGAGCTGAAGTGCGCAACCCAGAAGGCGAGCTTGTACTAACCAATCCTATTAATATAAACCTATGTGAGCAGGTATATGAAATACTCATAAAATATCCTGTCCCCGTAGTTTTTTGTACAAATCATTTTGACTATAGAATCGGGGACGCAGAGGAAATTGAAGAAAGTTTTATACATCAGTTAAAGGGATTTCACACTGAGCAGGATATGGATGACGAACAAATACGCCAGGATCCTGTCTATATACGTATCAAAGAAAATACAAAGATCATCCCTGATTTTTCCGAAATTAAGAAATCCGGCTTGCCTATATATAAAATTTTTCTCTATTCAGATAATATCCCTCTGCTGAATAACATCCGGCAGGAACTATCTTCCAATAAACAGATAGCTGTTGCCGCATCCTTTGAGACAAACTTGGAAATCACGGATATAAAAGCACAAAAAGGGCCGGTACTGAAAAAATACATAGAATCCCTGGGATATACCATGGATGAGGTCATGGTATTAGGTGACAGCATGAACGACTTTTCCATGCTGGAAATGCCCTTTGGCGCTACTGTGGCAATGGAAAATGCAATGCCAGAAGTAAAAAAAGTGGCTAAATATATAACAAAATCAAATGAAGAACTAGGCGTGGCACATGCGATAAACCGTTTGTTAGAACAATATGGCCTATAA
- a CDS encoding IclR family transcriptional regulator — protein sequence MGKKKSTDRIQSVERVVHILDQFSAERPELRFTEIVERTGLNKSTAFNLISTLEALDLLEQDEVTRSYRLGVHLMKLGEIAKKSIKIIDIAKPFMAELRDSVNETVQLAKLENGFAVYLEKVESFHPIKTNSERGDTIPAYVSGLGKALLAYRSGDYIEEYIPETLKRYTVNTIGSRAELLDALKRVRAEGMAKDNGEFIEDLVCFAVPIFDYKGQVNYAVSVSVPSYRLTPEQEEVLKPGIISAARKISAELGYPGR from the coding sequence ATGGGAAAAAAGAAAAGTACAGATAGAATTCAATCAGTTGAGCGTGTTGTCCACATTCTTGATCAATTTTCAGCAGAAAGACCGGAGCTCAGATTTACAGAGATTGTGGAGCGGACAGGCCTTAATAAAAGTACTGCGTTTAATTTGATCAGCACATTGGAAGCGCTGGATCTTTTGGAGCAGGATGAAGTTACCAGGTCATACCGGCTGGGCGTTCATCTGATGAAGCTTGGAGAAATTGCTAAGAAGTCAATTAAAATTATAGATATCGCTAAACCTTTTATGGCAGAGTTAAGGGATAGCGTCAATGAAACAGTTCAGCTTGCAAAATTGGAGAATGGGTTTGCAGTATACCTGGAAAAGGTGGAGAGTTTCCATCCCATTAAAACAAATTCAGAACGCGGGGATACGATTCCTGCCTATGTATCTGGACTTGGGAAAGCGCTTTTAGCGTATCGCTCCGGGGACTATATTGAGGAATATATTCCTGAGACTCTTAAAAGATATACGGTAAATACGATAGGATCACGTGCAGAGTTGTTAGATGCGCTTAAACGTGTGCGTGCAGAAGGCATGGCAAAGGATAACGGAGAGTTTATTGAGGATCTGGTCTGCTTTGCAGTTCCAATTTTCGATTATAAAGGACAGGTAAACTATGCAGTGAGCGTTTCTGTGCCATCATACCGCCTGACCCCTGAACAGGAAGAAGTGCTGAAACCAGGAATTATTAGTGCTGCGCGGAAGATTTCAGCAGAACTCGGGTATCCCGGGAGATAG
- the ilvD gene encoding dihydroxy-acid dehydratase encodes MRSDEFLKGAHNSLGRSLMKSMGYTDEEVRRPKIGIANSFSEICPGSYNLREIAEKVKNGIYAAGGTPVEFGTIGLCDGIGQANEGMRYVLPSRDLIASSVELMVQGHRLDGIVLLGSCDKIVPGMLIAAARLKIPAIFLGGGSMLGGAVFDGRKSDVNSCAEGYGMLSAGKTTEQELKDLEETCCPTCGSCSFLGTANSMNCIAEALGMSLPGAALVPAVHNDRKRLAFETGRQIVELVRQDICADQILTKESILNAIKVCIAIGGSTNVVMHLIAIAKEAGADVDVLHEFDVLSYDIPTIVKINPSSYEYNTEDFFLSGGIVRVVDYMQSLLCMDVMTVTGNTMNDNINSFHYKFPVNPEVIRTLDNPFGYSGSVAIMKGNLCPQTGVAKPGAIDPSVQHFVGKAICFDCEEEANRAIIDGKVEPGHVVVIRYEGPKGGPGMREMYSAMKYLYGRGLNKSTALITDGRFSGSNNGCFVGHISPEAQEGGPIAIIQDGDEIEIDIEKRIVDLHITQEEMDSRLKEWKAPKPRFETGYLSIYGKLAASAAEGAVLKV; translated from the coding sequence ATGAGAAGTGATGAGTTTCTGAAAGGAGCACACAACAGTCTTGGCCGTTCTCTGATGAAGTCCATGGGTTACACAGATGAGGAGGTACGTAGGCCTAAAATTGGTATTGCCAATTCTTTTAGCGAGATCTGTCCGGGCAGCTACAATCTGCGTGAGATTGCAGAGAAAGTAAAAAATGGAATATATGCAGCAGGAGGGACCCCTGTGGAGTTCGGAACCATCGGACTGTGTGACGGCATCGGACAGGCTAACGAGGGCATGAGATATGTACTGCCATCCCGCGACCTCATTGCAAGTTCTGTAGAGCTTATGGTACAGGGACACAGACTTGACGGCATTGTGCTATTAGGCTCATGTGATAAGATTGTTCCCGGAATGCTGATAGCCGCTGCCAGGCTTAAAATTCCCGCGATCTTTCTGGGTGGTGGTTCCATGCTCGGCGGAGCTGTTTTTGATGGACGTAAATCAGATGTGAACTCCTGCGCAGAGGGATATGGAATGCTTTCAGCGGGTAAGACAACAGAGCAGGAGCTTAAAGATCTTGAAGAGACCTGCTGTCCTACATGTGGTTCATGTTCATTTCTTGGAACAGCTAATTCTATGAATTGTATCGCAGAGGCTCTTGGTATGAGCCTGCCTGGAGCCGCTTTGGTTCCTGCCGTCCATAATGATAGGAAACGTCTGGCATTTGAGACGGGCCGACAGATAGTGGAACTTGTGAGACAGGATATATGCGCGGATCAGATACTTACAAAAGAATCTATTTTAAATGCCATTAAAGTATGTATAGCTATAGGCGGATCCACGAATGTGGTAATGCATCTTATAGCAATCGCGAAAGAAGCCGGGGCAGATGTTGATGTCCTGCATGAGTTTGACGTTTTATCATATGATATCCCAACTATCGTAAAGATTAATCCCAGCAGTTATGAGTATAACACGGAGGATTTCTTCTTATCAGGCGGAATCGTGAGGGTTGTAGACTATATGCAGTCTCTTTTGTGTATGGATGTCATGACAGTAACCGGGAACACAATGAATGATAATATCAATTCTTTCCATTATAAATTCCCAGTGAACCCTGAAGTGATAAGGACTCTTGATAATCCGTTCGGATATTCAGGTTCAGTTGCAATTATGAAAGGAAATCTCTGCCCGCAGACCGGGGTGGCGAAACCGGGAGCCATAGATCCGAGTGTCCAGCACTTTGTGGGAAAGGCTATTTGCTTTGACTGTGAGGAGGAGGCAAACAGAGCGATCATTGATGGAAAGGTAGAGCCGGGCCATGTAGTAGTGATAAGGTATGAGGGGCCAAAAGGCGGGCCGGGAATGAGAGAGATGTATTCAGCCATGAAATATCTGTATGGCCGGGGACTGAATAAGAGTACTGCTCTGATTACTGACGGGCGATTTTCTGGATCAAACAATGGGTGTTTTGTCGGCCACATATCGCCGGAGGCACAGGAAGGAGGGCCAATTGCCATCATTCAGGATGGAGATGAGATAGAGATAGATATCGAGAAAAGAATAGTGGATCTTCATATTACACAGGAGGAGATGGACAGCAGGCTTAAAGAGTGGAAGGCTCCCAAACCACGGTTTGAGACAGGATATCTTTCCATTTATGGTAAACTGGCGGCATCAGCAGCAGAGGGGGCAGTACTGAAAGTCTGA
- a CDS encoding GntP family permease, giving the protein MDVQITLLGALIGMAVAIILILIKVNPTYSMMVGALVGGIVGGAGMTETISIMLDGVKNIVPTIVRIVAAGTLAGMLAGSGAAETISDAIIKVFGKRFSIVALVICGWLLCVAGIFGDVVILTVAPIGLDMAFKLKMSRRSVIVCLIGGVMSGVICGPIANTIAVAEIFEVPLTMVMMAGIIPSVAGIAATVACTFFAADKGEIILQPVEMSENIDRPKLIGAISGPVVTIALLFLDPIVGIKIDPIIAMPIGAIVGAAAMRRWGHFREYLEYGLGKMSGVVMLLIGTGCLAGIISNSDIQAAVTSAIEFLGLPSFILAPFSGVLMGAATASASAGATVASQIFGSALLEAGVGAVGAAAMINIGAVMLAGLPHGSFFHVSAGSVQMEMRERLKVIPYEAVIGGTMVIVSAIVLGGFGLFS; this is encoded by the coding sequence ATGGATGTACAAATAACACTGCTGGGCGCGCTGATCGGCATGGCAGTCGCTATTATCTTGATACTTATAAAAGTGAATCCTACATATTCCATGATGGTGGGCGCGCTTGTGGGAGGCATCGTAGGCGGTGCGGGAATGACGGAAACGATCAGTATTATGCTGGACGGAGTTAAGAATATTGTGCCAACCATCGTACGAATAGTCGCCGCAGGAACACTGGCGGGAATGCTGGCAGGGTCTGGCGCTGCTGAAACAATATCGGATGCGATTATCAAGGTATTTGGGAAACGGTTCTCTATTGTAGCTCTTGTAATATGTGGATGGCTGCTGTGCGTGGCAGGGATATTCGGGGATGTGGTTATTCTCACTGTGGCGCCTATTGGCCTTGACATGGCGTTCAAACTTAAAATGTCCCGCCGGTCTGTTATTGTGTGCCTGATCGGTGGCGTGATGTCGGGGGTTATATGTGGACCTATCGCCAATACGATCGCAGTGGCAGAGATATTTGAAGTTCCTCTTACCATGGTGATGATGGCAGGGATTATTCCATCTGTGGCAGGGATTGCTGCTACAGTGGCCTGTACATTTTTTGCTGCGGACAAGGGAGAGATTATATTACAGCCAGTAGAAATGTCAGAGAATATTGACCGTCCAAAGCTGATAGGAGCCATAAGCGGCCCTGTTGTAACTATTGCTCTGCTGTTTCTGGATCCGATAGTGGGAATTAAAATAGATCCAATCATTGCCATGCCTATAGGCGCTATTGTTGGCGCTGCGGCTATGCGGCGATGGGGGCATTTCCGCGAATATCTGGAGTATGGACTTGGAAAAATGAGTGGTGTTGTTATGCTGCTGATTGGTACAGGGTGTCTGGCAGGCATTATTTCAAATTCTGATATACAGGCAGCAGTTACTTCAGCTATTGAGTTTCTCGGACTGCCCAGCTTTATACTGGCTCCGTTTTCCGGTGTGCTTATGGGGGCTGCCACTGCATCTGCAAGTGCAGGGGCCACCGTTGCAAGCCAGATTTTTGGATCGGCATTGCTGGAGGCCGGGGTTGGTGCAGTTGGAGCGGCAGCTATGATTAATATAGGTGCAGTCATGCTTGCCGGATTGCCCCACGGTAGTTTCTTCCACGTGAGCGCAGGGTCTGTGCAGATGGAAATGCGGGAAAGACTCAAAGTTATCCCATACGAGGCGGTCATAGGAGGGACAATGGTTATAGTATCGGCAATTGTCCTTGGCGGATTCGGACTGTTTAGTTGA
- a CDS encoding dihydrodipicolinate synthase family protein, with protein sequence MKVKIYTPAVTIFNKDGSIDFNGNLQVMEHLIHGGVDGIVPLGSTGEYPTLSLQAKKDYLDKYITTARGRVELLPGTGGENAEDTIHLSNYILSRHGRKIRGVLVISEFYYNMDDEDFYRYYARIANEIRGRVYIYNYPERTGHSIPPDIIARLAEKYENIVGLKDSVKDFGHTKAVLEKVKPFRPDFEVFSGYDDQFLLNAWLGGAGGIGALSNLRPGIWAEWVSSVNRGDFKLQGEIYEKIKKLMGLYTLESNPQKLFKEIMRESGLPIQTHCVFPFDHLSGDSLEKSKSLLA encoded by the coding sequence ATGAAAGTAAAAATATATACGCCTGCCGTTACAATATTTAACAAAGACGGCAGTATTGATTTCAATGGTAATTTACAGGTAATGGAACATTTGATACACGGTGGGGTAGACGGCATAGTGCCCCTTGGATCTACCGGGGAATATCCGACCCTTTCTCTTCAGGCAAAAAAAGATTATCTGGATAAATATATAACCACTGCCAGAGGGCGGGTAGAACTGCTTCCAGGGACAGGCGGGGAAAATGCTGAGGACACAATTCATCTGTCTAACTATATTCTCAGCAGACATGGCAGAAAAATCAGAGGAGTCCTTGTTATTTCAGAGTTTTATTATAATATGGATGACGAAGATTTTTACCGCTATTATGCACGTATTGCCAATGAAATCAGAGGACGTGTATATATTTATAATTATCCCGAGCGGACAGGCCATAGTATTCCCCCGGATATAATTGCCAGGCTGGCAGAGAAATACGAAAATATTGTGGGTTTAAAGGATTCTGTGAAAGATTTTGGGCACACAAAAGCTGTTCTTGAAAAAGTTAAGCCATTCAGACCTGATTTTGAAGTATTTTCAGGTTATGATGATCAATTCCTTTTGAATGCATGGCTTGGAGGGGCAGGGGGAATAGGCGCCCTGTCGAATCTCCGCCCCGGTATTTGGGCTGAGTGGGTATCATCAGTGAACAGGGGGGATTTTAAACTGCAGGGAGAAATATATGAAAAAATTAAAAAGCTGATGGGACTGTATACCCTTGAGAGTAATCCTCAGAAACTTTTTAAAGAAATTATGCGTGAGTCAGGTTTGCCGATACAGACGCATTGTGTATTTCCGTTTGATCATCTGTCGGGGGACAGCTTGGAGAAATCAAAAAGTTTATTAGCGTAA
- a CDS encoding AAA family ATPase — MDIKRAKQEIKDTIEAYLLKDAFGEYKIPTVRQRPILLMGPPGIGKTQIMEQVARECKIGLVSYTITHHTRQSAVGLPFIQEKEFGGQNFSVTEYTMSEIISSVYEKIKQTGIDEGILFIDEINCVSETLAPTMLQFLQCKTFGNQKVPKGWVIVAAGNPPEYNKSVREFDIVTLDRIKKIDVAANYDVWKEYAYRQGIHPAVISYLELRKENFYKIETTVDGKYFATARGWEDLSELISVYEVLRKPIDRDVVYQYIQHPKTAKDFANYLELYYKYRKDYNIEDILKGHWDDSLLKKIHASPLDEHLGIVSLLNGRLAELFTESYTQDAYVAKLYEYLIYYKENQITTMAEDIWHMAESDLARQKQAGHLSRREEAIFNRVVSTLERYSVNIRGELFIGDGVFDEIKALFETEVKDREEQIAYTSKTLQNVFNFMEEAFGESQEMVAFITELNANYYSIWFIKENGCDQYYRYNKGLLFDERQVDIVRQMDAAEEILNRGIK, encoded by the coding sequence ATGGATATTAAGAGAGCGAAACAGGAAATTAAAGATACAATAGAAGCCTATTTGTTGAAAGATGCCTTTGGGGAGTATAAAATCCCCACCGTGCGTCAGCGTCCCATCCTGCTGATGGGGCCTCCAGGAATCGGCAAGACTCAAATTATGGAGCAGGTCGCAAGGGAGTGCAAAATAGGCCTGGTGTCCTATACAATTACACATCATACAAGGCAGAGCGCTGTAGGCCTTCCTTTTATTCAGGAAAAGGAATTTGGCGGGCAGAATTTTTCTGTGACAGAATATACTATGAGCGAAATCATTTCCTCTGTATATGAAAAAATAAAGCAGACGGGTATCGATGAGGGCATCCTCTTTATTGATGAGATCAACTGTGTGTCTGAAACTCTGGCCCCCACGATGCTTCAGTTTCTGCAGTGCAAAACTTTTGGAAACCAGAAGGTTCCAAAGGGATGGGTCATTGTAGCAGCCGGGAATCCCCCCGAATATAATAAATCTGTCCGGGAATTTGACATCGTCACACTAGACAGAATCAAAAAAATTGATGTGGCTGCCAATTATGACGTATGGAAAGAATATGCATACCGGCAGGGTATACATCCAGCAGTTATTTCTTATCTTGAATTAAGGAAAGAAAATTTTTATAAAATAGAGACAACGGTGGACGGTAAGTACTTTGCAACTGCCAGGGGATGGGAGGATTTATCTGAGCTTATCTCAGTATATGAAGTTCTTCGCAAACCCATAGACAGAGATGTGGTATATCAATATATCCAGCATCCCAAGACTGCAAAAGATTTTGCCAATTATCTGGAACTTTATTACAAATACAGGAAAGATTACAATATTGAGGATATACTAAAAGGCCATTGGGATGACTCCCTGCTTAAAAAGATTCATGCCTCGCCCCTGGATGAGCATCTCGGCATAGTCAGCCTGCTCAATGGACGGCTGGCCGAGCTCTTTACAGAAAGCTATACGCAGGATGCCTATGTAGCCAAGCTATATGAATATCTTATTTATTATAAGGAAAATCAAATAACCACAATGGCGGAGGACATCTGGCATATGGCCGAGAGTGACCTGGCCCGGCAGAAACAAGCCGGGCACCTCAGCCGCCGCGAGGAAGCAATATTTAACAGAGTAGTCTCCACCCTGGAAAGATATTCTGTAAATATACGTGGAGAACTATTTATTGGAGATGGTGTATTTGACGAAATTAAAGCTTTATTCGAAACCGAAGTAAAAGACCGGGAAGAACAAATTGCATACACATCTAAAACACTTCAAAATGTATTTAATTTCATGGAAGAGGCATTCGGCGAGAGCCAGGAGATGGTGGCCTTTATCACTGAGCTGAATGCCAATTACTATAGTATCTGGTTTATAAAAGAAAATGGCTGTGACCAATATTACCGGTATAATAAGGGACTGCTGTTCGACGAGCGGCAGGTGGATATTGTGCGGCAGATGGATGCGGCTGAGGAGATATTAAATAGAGGGATTAAATAG